The following are encoded in a window of Etheostoma cragini isolate CJK2018 chromosome 7, CSU_Ecrag_1.0, whole genome shotgun sequence genomic DNA:
- the si:ch211-112c15.8 gene encoding tumor necrosis factor receptor superfamily member 1A, with translation MDFVLVFPLILALLSTGQSYTEVTEQNGSSCHKMCPPGYHKVGDCDDPVAKHKCKKCGIGTFTAIENTIGHCLRCTSCGNHEVERKPCSFNSDVECDCKEGYYNSQSNLSSTTRDCEICPCEHCEEPDKYQSTCQPCKSCSHLPDCKRKCRASAFPTSTDLSTSATTSASPAAATTTASNNTSNPIINPVTANLNEMPWLFLKVFLVTLLVTFLVFLLRLLLFVRKLFRYPNCLCWSAKKELKLPVEQPKFNEQSSHHGISRNTLTFNISEETPMMTCSQSPATPQHPAHIASLLSDYTAVRQDEQSEHWPAIVLYAIIKEVPLRRWKEFLRLLSVADQQLERVELESGLGLSSIERQYQMLRLWSQRPSASLNDIFSALHYMDLSGCAQLLQESLDKLQRRPELKQGFTACRSYTDHGFNGAMQDT, from the exons ATGGACTTTGTTTTG GTTTTTCCACTGATTCTTGCCTTGCTTTCCACCGGACAGAGTTACACTGAGGTTACAGAACAAAATGGGAGTTCATGTCATAAAATGTGCCCACCTG GATATCATAAAGTCGGTGACTGTGATGATCCAGTGGCAAagcacaaatgtaaaaaatgtggtaTTGGCACATTCACAGCTATAGAAAACACAATTGGACATTGCTTGAGGTGTACCTCTTGTGGTA ATCATGAGGTGGAAAGAAAGCCCTGCTCCTTTAATAGTGATGTGGAATGTGACTGTAAAGAGGGATACTATAACTCCCAATCAAACTTGAGCTCCACCACAAGGGATTGTGAGATATGCCCCTGTGAACATTGTGAAG agccTGATAAATACCAAAGTACCTGCCAGCCCTGCAAAAG TTGTTCACACCTCCCGGACTGCAAGAGGAAATGTAGAGCAAGTGCATTTCCAACTTCAACAGATCTATCTACATCTGCAACCACATCTGCATCTCCAGCTGCAGCTACAaccacagcttcaaacaacaCATCAAATCCTATTATTAATCCAGTTACAGCTAACT TGAACGAAATGCCCTGGCTGTTTCTCAAGGTGTTTTTGGTAACACTTCTGGTGACATTTCTGGTGTTCCTTTTGCGCCTGCTGCTCTTTGTCAGGAAATTGTTCAGATACCCAAATTGTCTTTGCTGGAGTGCAAAAAAAGAGCTGAAGCTGCCTGTTGAGCAGCCCAAATTCAATG AACAAAGCAGTCATCACGGCATCAGCCGCAACACGCTG ACATTTAACATCTCTGAGGAAACTCCCATGATGACTTGTAGTCAAAGTCCAGCCACGCCACAACATCCAGCCCACATCGCTTCTCTACTATCAGACTACACAG CTGTCCGACAAGATGAGCAATCAGAGCACTGGCCGGCCATTGTCCTCTATGCAATTATCAAGGAGGTGCCCTTGCGTAGGTGGAAGGAGTTCTTGCGTCTGCTCTCTGTGGCTGATCAGCAGCTGGAACGAGTGGAGCTAGAGTCCGGTTTGGGTCTGAGCTCCATAGAGAGGCAGTACCAGATGCTGAGGCTGTGGAGCCAGCGCCCCTCTGCAAGCCTGAATGACATCTTCTCGGCATTGCACTACATGGATTTATCCGGCTGTGCCCAGCTGCTGCAGGAAAGCTTGGATAAGCTGCAGCGGAGGCCTGAACTGAAGCAAGGTTTCACAGCCTGCAGAAGTTACACAGACCATGGCTTCAATGGGGCAATGCAGGACACCTGA
- the znf362b gene encoding zinc finger protein 362b isoform X3, whose protein sequence is MAEPRFNNPYFWPPPPSMPGQLDNLVLINKIKEQLMAEKIRPLHLPPTSTPSQQSLLVPTSSPDGSAQHVMSVSKPQQVQGHHQQPQGSGQPDIALHARPASSSGPDGNMDDKSAVKAKGLWEDWHMRQLSEQQGRINHRSGLAPSSRPDSHSTSEALTPTTPTSSSQNRLGGAPSLNIISGLASGPGMDHMKVGGLAGLLGPPPKAPRGRKKIKAENPAGPLLVVPYPILADQGCVTVAPKEGKTYRCKVCPLTFLTKSEMQIHSKSHTEAKPHKCPHCSKTFANASYLSQHLRIHLGIKPYHCSYCENSFRQLSHLQQHTRIHTGDRPYKCAHPGCEKAFTQLSNLQSHQRQHNKDKPYKCPNCYRAYSDSASLQIHLSAHAIKNAKAYCCSMCGRAYTSETYLMKHMSKHTVVEHLVNHQSPQRTESPGIPIRISLI, encoded by the exons ATGGCAGAGCCTCGATTTAACAACCCGTATTTCTGGCCGCCCCCTCCATCTATGCCAGGCCAG CTGGATAACCTGGTGCTCATTAACAAGATCAAGGAGCAGCTGATGGCCGAGAAGATCCGACCCCTGCACCTGCCGCCTACCTCCACTCCTTCCCAGCAGTCTTTGCTAGTGCCCACCTCGTCCCCGGACGGTAGTGCTCAGCACGTCATGTCGGTGTCAAAGCCCCAGCAGGTGCAGGGCCATCACCAGCAGCCGCAGGGTTCTGGACAACCGGACATTGCTCTGCATGCTCGCCCAGCCTCCAGCTCTGGACCAG ATGGAAATATGGATGACAAGTCAGCAGTGAAGGCCAAAGGATTGTGGGAAGACTGGCACATGAGACAACTCAGCGAGCAACAGGGCCGGATCAACCATCGCTCAG GTCTGGCTCCTTCATCCCGACCCGACAGCCACAGCACCTCGGAGGCCCTGACCCCCACGACTCCAACCTCCAGCAGCCAGAACCGCCTGGGCGGTGCCCCTTCTTTGAACATCATCTCCGGGCTGGCTAGTGGTCCTGGCATGGACCACATGAAAGTTGGAGGCCTGGCTGGACTGTTGGGGCCCCCACCCAAGGCACCCCGGGGACGGAAGAAGATCAAAGCTGAAAACCCGGCTGGTCCTCTGCTGGTGGTGCCCTACCCCATCCTAGCTGACCAAGGCTGTGTCACTGTGGCACCCAAAGAGGGCAAAACCTACAG ATGCAAAGTGTGCCCGCTCACCTTCTTAACCAAGTCCGAAATGCAGATTCACTCCAAGTCCCACACAGAGGCCAAACCCCACAAGTGTCCCCACTGCTCCAAGACATTCGCCAATGCCTCCTACCTGTCCCAGCACCTGCGCATCCACCTGGGGATCAAACCCTACCACTGCTCCTACTGCGAGAACTCCTTTCGTCAGCTGTCACACCTGCAGCAGCACACCAG AATCCACACTGGCGATAGGCCTTATAAATGTGCTCACCCCGGATGTGAAAAGGCTTTTACCCAGCTGTCTAACCTTCAG TCTCACCAGAGGCAGCACAATAAAGACAAGCCGTATAAATGTCCTAACTGCTACCGTGCCTACTCAGACTCTGCATCGTTGCAGATCCACTTGTCAGCGCACGCCATCAAAAACGCTAAGGCCTACTGCTGTAGCATGTGTGGCCGGGCTTACACCTCA GAGACCTACCTAATGAAGCACATGTCCAAACATACGGTGGTGGAGCACCTAGTGAACCACCAGTCGCCTCAGAGAACCGAGTCCCCCGGCATCCCCATACGCATCTCCCTCATTTGA
- the znf362b gene encoding zinc finger protein 362b isoform X2 yields MAEPRFNNPYFWPPPPSMPGQIKEQLMAEKIRPLHLPPTSTPSQQSLLVPTSSPDGSAQHVMSVSKPQQVQGHHQQPQGSGQPDIALHARPASSSGPGTAFTWLFVGPDGNMDDKSAVKAKGLWEDWHMRQLSEQQGRINHRSGLAPSSRPDSHSTSEALTPTTPTSSSQNRLGGAPSLNIISGLASGPGMDHMKVGGLAGLLGPPPKAPRGRKKIKAENPAGPLLVVPYPILADQGCVTVAPKEGKTYRCKVCPLTFLTKSEMQIHSKSHTEAKPHKCPHCSKTFANASYLSQHLRIHLGIKPYHCSYCENSFRQLSHLQQHTRIHTGDRPYKCAHPGCEKAFTQLSNLQSHQRQHNKDKPYKCPNCYRAYSDSASLQIHLSAHAIKNAKAYCCSMCGRAYTSETYLMKHMSKHTVVEHLVNHQSPQRTESPGIPIRISLI; encoded by the exons ATGGCAGAGCCTCGATTTAACAACCCGTATTTCTGGCCGCCCCCTCCATCTATGCCAGGCCAG ATCAAGGAGCAGCTGATGGCCGAGAAGATCCGACCCCTGCACCTGCCGCCTACCTCCACTCCTTCCCAGCAGTCTTTGCTAGTGCCCACCTCGTCCCCGGACGGTAGTGCTCAGCACGTCATGTCGGTGTCAAAGCCCCAGCAGGTGCAGGGCCATCACCAGCAGCCGCAGGGTTCTGGACAACCGGACATTGCTCTGCATGCTCGCCCAGCCTCCAGCTCTGGACCAGGTACAGCCTTCACTTGGTTGTTTGTCGGCCCAG ATGGAAATATGGATGACAAGTCAGCAGTGAAGGCCAAAGGATTGTGGGAAGACTGGCACATGAGACAACTCAGCGAGCAACAGGGCCGGATCAACCATCGCTCAG GTCTGGCTCCTTCATCCCGACCCGACAGCCACAGCACCTCGGAGGCCCTGACCCCCACGACTCCAACCTCCAGCAGCCAGAACCGCCTGGGCGGTGCCCCTTCTTTGAACATCATCTCCGGGCTGGCTAGTGGTCCTGGCATGGACCACATGAAAGTTGGAGGCCTGGCTGGACTGTTGGGGCCCCCACCCAAGGCACCCCGGGGACGGAAGAAGATCAAAGCTGAAAACCCGGCTGGTCCTCTGCTGGTGGTGCCCTACCCCATCCTAGCTGACCAAGGCTGTGTCACTGTGGCACCCAAAGAGGGCAAAACCTACAG ATGCAAAGTGTGCCCGCTCACCTTCTTAACCAAGTCCGAAATGCAGATTCACTCCAAGTCCCACACAGAGGCCAAACCCCACAAGTGTCCCCACTGCTCCAAGACATTCGCCAATGCCTCCTACCTGTCCCAGCACCTGCGCATCCACCTGGGGATCAAACCCTACCACTGCTCCTACTGCGAGAACTCCTTTCGTCAGCTGTCACACCTGCAGCAGCACACCAG AATCCACACTGGCGATAGGCCTTATAAATGTGCTCACCCCGGATGTGAAAAGGCTTTTACCCAGCTGTCTAACCTTCAG TCTCACCAGAGGCAGCACAATAAAGACAAGCCGTATAAATGTCCTAACTGCTACCGTGCCTACTCAGACTCTGCATCGTTGCAGATCCACTTGTCAGCGCACGCCATCAAAAACGCTAAGGCCTACTGCTGTAGCATGTGTGGCCGGGCTTACACCTCA GAGACCTACCTAATGAAGCACATGTCCAAACATACGGTGGTGGAGCACCTAGTGAACCACCAGTCGCCTCAGAGAACCGAGTCCCCCGGCATCCCCATACGCATCTCCCTCATTTGA
- the znf362b gene encoding zinc finger protein 362b isoform X4 has protein sequence MAEPRFNNPYFWPPPPSMPGQIKEQLMAEKIRPLHLPPTSTPSQQSLLVPTSSPDGSAQHVMSVSKPQQVQGHHQQPQGSGQPDIALHARPASSSGPDGNMDDKSAVKAKGLWEDWHMRQLSEQQGRINHRSGLAPSSRPDSHSTSEALTPTTPTSSSQNRLGGAPSLNIISGLASGPGMDHMKVGGLAGLLGPPPKAPRGRKKIKAENPAGPLLVVPYPILADQGCVTVAPKEGKTYRCKVCPLTFLTKSEMQIHSKSHTEAKPHKCPHCSKTFANASYLSQHLRIHLGIKPYHCSYCENSFRQLSHLQQHTRIHTGDRPYKCAHPGCEKAFTQLSNLQSHQRQHNKDKPYKCPNCYRAYSDSASLQIHLSAHAIKNAKAYCCSMCGRAYTSETYLMKHMSKHTVVEHLVNHQSPQRTESPGIPIRISLI, from the exons ATGGCAGAGCCTCGATTTAACAACCCGTATTTCTGGCCGCCCCCTCCATCTATGCCAGGCCAG ATCAAGGAGCAGCTGATGGCCGAGAAGATCCGACCCCTGCACCTGCCGCCTACCTCCACTCCTTCCCAGCAGTCTTTGCTAGTGCCCACCTCGTCCCCGGACGGTAGTGCTCAGCACGTCATGTCGGTGTCAAAGCCCCAGCAGGTGCAGGGCCATCACCAGCAGCCGCAGGGTTCTGGACAACCGGACATTGCTCTGCATGCTCGCCCAGCCTCCAGCTCTGGACCAG ATGGAAATATGGATGACAAGTCAGCAGTGAAGGCCAAAGGATTGTGGGAAGACTGGCACATGAGACAACTCAGCGAGCAACAGGGCCGGATCAACCATCGCTCAG GTCTGGCTCCTTCATCCCGACCCGACAGCCACAGCACCTCGGAGGCCCTGACCCCCACGACTCCAACCTCCAGCAGCCAGAACCGCCTGGGCGGTGCCCCTTCTTTGAACATCATCTCCGGGCTGGCTAGTGGTCCTGGCATGGACCACATGAAAGTTGGAGGCCTGGCTGGACTGTTGGGGCCCCCACCCAAGGCACCCCGGGGACGGAAGAAGATCAAAGCTGAAAACCCGGCTGGTCCTCTGCTGGTGGTGCCCTACCCCATCCTAGCTGACCAAGGCTGTGTCACTGTGGCACCCAAAGAGGGCAAAACCTACAG ATGCAAAGTGTGCCCGCTCACCTTCTTAACCAAGTCCGAAATGCAGATTCACTCCAAGTCCCACACAGAGGCCAAACCCCACAAGTGTCCCCACTGCTCCAAGACATTCGCCAATGCCTCCTACCTGTCCCAGCACCTGCGCATCCACCTGGGGATCAAACCCTACCACTGCTCCTACTGCGAGAACTCCTTTCGTCAGCTGTCACACCTGCAGCAGCACACCAG AATCCACACTGGCGATAGGCCTTATAAATGTGCTCACCCCGGATGTGAAAAGGCTTTTACCCAGCTGTCTAACCTTCAG TCTCACCAGAGGCAGCACAATAAAGACAAGCCGTATAAATGTCCTAACTGCTACCGTGCCTACTCAGACTCTGCATCGTTGCAGATCCACTTGTCAGCGCACGCCATCAAAAACGCTAAGGCCTACTGCTGTAGCATGTGTGGCCGGGCTTACACCTCA GAGACCTACCTAATGAAGCACATGTCCAAACATACGGTGGTGGAGCACCTAGTGAACCACCAGTCGCCTCAGAGAACCGAGTCCCCCGGCATCCCCATACGCATCTCCCTCATTTGA
- the znf362b gene encoding zinc finger protein 362b isoform X1: MAEPRFNNPYFWPPPPSMPGQLDNLVLINKIKEQLMAEKIRPLHLPPTSTPSQQSLLVPTSSPDGSAQHVMSVSKPQQVQGHHQQPQGSGQPDIALHARPASSSGPGTAFTWLFVGPDGNMDDKSAVKAKGLWEDWHMRQLSEQQGRINHRSGLAPSSRPDSHSTSEALTPTTPTSSSQNRLGGAPSLNIISGLASGPGMDHMKVGGLAGLLGPPPKAPRGRKKIKAENPAGPLLVVPYPILADQGCVTVAPKEGKTYRCKVCPLTFLTKSEMQIHSKSHTEAKPHKCPHCSKTFANASYLSQHLRIHLGIKPYHCSYCENSFRQLSHLQQHTRIHTGDRPYKCAHPGCEKAFTQLSNLQSHQRQHNKDKPYKCPNCYRAYSDSASLQIHLSAHAIKNAKAYCCSMCGRAYTSETYLMKHMSKHTVVEHLVNHQSPQRTESPGIPIRISLI, encoded by the exons ATGGCAGAGCCTCGATTTAACAACCCGTATTTCTGGCCGCCCCCTCCATCTATGCCAGGCCAG CTGGATAACCTGGTGCTCATTAACAAGATCAAGGAGCAGCTGATGGCCGAGAAGATCCGACCCCTGCACCTGCCGCCTACCTCCACTCCTTCCCAGCAGTCTTTGCTAGTGCCCACCTCGTCCCCGGACGGTAGTGCTCAGCACGTCATGTCGGTGTCAAAGCCCCAGCAGGTGCAGGGCCATCACCAGCAGCCGCAGGGTTCTGGACAACCGGACATTGCTCTGCATGCTCGCCCAGCCTCCAGCTCTGGACCAGGTACAGCCTTCACTTGGTTGTTTGTCGGCCCAG ATGGAAATATGGATGACAAGTCAGCAGTGAAGGCCAAAGGATTGTGGGAAGACTGGCACATGAGACAACTCAGCGAGCAACAGGGCCGGATCAACCATCGCTCAG GTCTGGCTCCTTCATCCCGACCCGACAGCCACAGCACCTCGGAGGCCCTGACCCCCACGACTCCAACCTCCAGCAGCCAGAACCGCCTGGGCGGTGCCCCTTCTTTGAACATCATCTCCGGGCTGGCTAGTGGTCCTGGCATGGACCACATGAAAGTTGGAGGCCTGGCTGGACTGTTGGGGCCCCCACCCAAGGCACCCCGGGGACGGAAGAAGATCAAAGCTGAAAACCCGGCTGGTCCTCTGCTGGTGGTGCCCTACCCCATCCTAGCTGACCAAGGCTGTGTCACTGTGGCACCCAAAGAGGGCAAAACCTACAG ATGCAAAGTGTGCCCGCTCACCTTCTTAACCAAGTCCGAAATGCAGATTCACTCCAAGTCCCACACAGAGGCCAAACCCCACAAGTGTCCCCACTGCTCCAAGACATTCGCCAATGCCTCCTACCTGTCCCAGCACCTGCGCATCCACCTGGGGATCAAACCCTACCACTGCTCCTACTGCGAGAACTCCTTTCGTCAGCTGTCACACCTGCAGCAGCACACCAG AATCCACACTGGCGATAGGCCTTATAAATGTGCTCACCCCGGATGTGAAAAGGCTTTTACCCAGCTGTCTAACCTTCAG TCTCACCAGAGGCAGCACAATAAAGACAAGCCGTATAAATGTCCTAACTGCTACCGTGCCTACTCAGACTCTGCATCGTTGCAGATCCACTTGTCAGCGCACGCCATCAAAAACGCTAAGGCCTACTGCTGTAGCATGTGTGGCCGGGCTTACACCTCA GAGACCTACCTAATGAAGCACATGTCCAAACATACGGTGGTGGAGCACCTAGTGAACCACCAGTCGCCTCAGAGAACCGAGTCCCCCGGCATCCCCATACGCATCTCCCTCATTTGA